The window gcaacgcccaagacccgcttagggtagcggcattgtaacagataTTCCATTTCATAAGTTAATGAAATGATAGTCTAGTACAAGTCTAGTACAATAAAAAGAGCAtgacaagttacgtagtaggtatcttgagagttgtttctaatggttcaacatataacttaactctgagttaagtaagcccttaaTTGAAcagaacaatttttttgctttattatgattaaatatataattaacttgactttgattgatctcagttttttttatctgtaatttcttttacttttttaaaagtcaatattttttagagatttcagtccattttagtaattttttttgagtatttcatatttctcctaaaaataaaatataagcatctttagcaccttgcAACCatggcttttttgtaacatttttatcactatgaaatgaaatcactgatcgttctgatacactaccctcgaatgatttctacacctagacaccaaaaaccacggaacgcaccacctagacctcgtcatcggccacacTGTACTCCTAGAcaccaccctcgaattatttctacacctagcgagcatgcagaaaatcgatgagaaagcaatatccatctgtatatagctgtgcggccaactttACGGTCCCAACACttgttgcggctaacttaacagtcctaacattttttgatttgaattgagcattttgtgaatgacacactcgtctattataatatataaaggtagctgtttttatcaatatttttgttgaaaatcatagtttggcataataaaacatgatataagtcaaaatatattagagaCAACAAAGAAacgcatttatttctttgtaatgaaaaatgcgaaccccaacatagaagtaaatagtagcgcgggcgccgcggcttcgtctgcttctcaaactcgccttcgtggcgctgccgcgccacttgatacaAAGCTTGACATCAACCACGCTGCTAAAGATATAAACCAATGCAACAtcctgaagaaaaaaattagcatATACATAAACCACTGGTTATCCTATGAGGCCTTATACCTTACCAGCGGTACATCAAGTTTATCGAGAACATGATACTACTAAAAATACACATAACCCAATTACAAACAACACAATAAAACAGCCTTCACAAGAACCACCTAAATCTACAAAACATAAACGTGAAAGGAGTGAGGCAGTCAAGCAGCAACAACTTCAACAATCAAAGATGGCTCGAACACCACAACAACATGCTGCTCATGCAAAAAGTACAAGGTTAGAAGCAGTAAAtcttaaattaataaaatggaTACTTTTGATTATCTAGATATCGTCGGTCTTTACATagagtagtacggttcagatttgccacgaagactagtacggttcagatatgccgcgaagactagtacattttaGATCTTTCCtagatgaaaaaattcaattgttttaaataaaaacaaatagttattttggttaaaattaataaaattacaatattttcaaagttgccaaacattttttgaaaaattccgaaatttaaaaaatttgtattaaaaactttaattagaaaaaaaattaatattaaatctcTTAACacctttttgaatttttaaaaaatttttgctactttaaaaatattgcaattctATTAGTTTTAACTAAAATatctatttgtttttctccaaaacatttgaattttttcatgtgGGAAAGATATGAAATGttctagtcttcgcggcaaatctgaaccgtactactcttcgtaggaaCCGACGATATAATACAAACGGATTCAAtgcagaaataaaaaacatacagTGGTATTAGCGATCTAAACAATACGATTAGCaacaaaaatgatataattatgcaCTTAAATGTAAGAAGCATGAATGTAAATTTTGACaaggtaaaaatattttttgcaagTTTGATCGTTAAGCCATCTATTGTTGTTCTTTCTGAAACATTTGAGCAGgcaaatcataatttttttgaactgATCGGAAGTAACTATGAATACGAGTCTTACTACAACGATAGTAGGATTAATAGGAATGACGGAGTTATGGTATTCGTAAATAGAAACTTGGTTCAGAGCACAGAAATTGGGCATCAGTAGGGTGGGATTAGAATTGTAAATACAAACATAAGGTACTCGCCGATATTTAAAGGTTCGCTGATGAACACCCATATGTACATGTACACACATTGTACATGTACACACATAGACACACaaagtatgcagatatttaaatattgttgataaattcattaaactgtAATAGAGTAAGACTTTACGATGAGAGGAAacatcgtatttttttcctGTTCTAATTACTGGTTGTGTTATCGGatggtattttcaatatacttgATATGCTTAATAGAAGAATTTCGTATTCTTATTGAATTGTCGCGCGGGAAGCCCCTTAGGCGTGGATTCCCGCTTGTTCTCgttttcgaatttcgcggAGGAGTGAGGTGTGGGAGAGAAATAAGAGAATTCGATTGAGCGAAAAGGAGTGTGTTTTTAATACGCTCAGAATGAGAGGGGAAAGTCGTCCGGCATAAAACCCCTCTCGAAAATCTTACAAGCTGCGGAAATTAAAAGAAGTGtggactgtgtgtgtgtgtgtgtgtcgtaaTCGTGTCTGATTCTCGGAGAGAATCTTCGCTTCGTGTCAGCGGCGCAGTTCCGCTGACTCAAGTCGGTAGCGCAATTCTACCGACTTGCACGTTGTCGACGCGCGCGCAACCACGTTCGCGGAACCGATCGCGAGCTAAACGCGGCGTGCAAGCAGtgatagagagaaaaagagggaTAATGAGAGAAACCAAGAGAGGACGAGAgatccagagagagagagagagagagagagagagagagagaagttcgATTCGTCGCTAGCTAAAGACAGCACGAGCTGTCAACGGCTTGGTGTCTTATCGAGAACTGACTCGGTGTGACGGCGTCGTCCgaccgcgcgcgactcgaggCCGACGGCACTGTCGGCGAGCGCAGCAAGTCGCGACGTCGCTTGCTCAACTCGAGCACGGGAGATGGCGCCACGGGTTCTAGTGTgattgtaaatattgtaaaatattttaggaatatttaaaaaaaatatattttagtttGATTTGGGCatattttgtgaaaaatattttatattattttataatattttattaaaatatttgcataaatcgctataaaatatatctaaaacatattttaaaatattttgtaaatattgcttaaaaacattttaatttagttcacaaaaaatattgaaatgaaatattataaaaaatgttaaaaacattttaaaattatgatttttagaCATATTTTGAAAGgctagtaaaatattttgaataaatattaaattacgaGATTAggatacattttattttcaagattttaaaatattttataaatattacgcagatcctttttttatttggtaGAGGCAacatatattgataaaatattttgatacatttttataatctttccAAGTCATATTACTAagcattattttacaatattcataaaacaattttcagaaatgtaaaattacaagattatataatacattttcttagaaatatttcaaaatattttataaacatttgaggaataattttttttatatttaagacGAGATAAATAGAGACTACATTCTGGTAAtgcatgttttttttattttgtttcctACTTAAAtaagccttgtaatagtaatttttagaatttgtgtaaaaacatttaggaagtgtgttttgatgcattttaaGTAGAAATGTAGTATTGTAAAATATCCGTACGGACagatgtatgtgtgtttgtTCACAGATGCCTATATCTCAGATACTTATATAACTAGATTTTAATCTACTAagtcttattttctttgtttttactgtaGCATAATGGAAAAGCagtccgtttttacattttgttaacgctttttttttatagagatttttcatttttcagattttagttttttctaatagAGTTATTGAGAAAGttaatataagtaaatatGGCCTGATGATATGTACCTTAAAGAGAATATAATTGCCTATATTTTTACCGCGGAGAATACGTattatcgtttattttttaaaaatatcgtttATTTAAGTTTGTACGTAAAAATTTAGGTCAATGGGACGGTAAAAGAAAGTTTCTCAAATTGACAGAGCTTAACAAATATAGCatcaaatattacaaaatattttttaatactttctGCTCAAAACGCGGTTTTTTGGGCTCGTATTCTGTGCCGAAACACAAGAATTTTTAACTAGtgcgtgaaaaaaataatatggcACGAGATATCCCGTTGCTATATATATTAGTGTTGTTTCGCATATGCTACACAAAAAACGTGTCCCATGAAAACCACGTATTTAGCGCACAacttgtcaaaaaatacaGTTCGATACATGTGCACGGAGTAAGCGATCCTCGCACGGGTGTTTTGTCACCCGAGCGAAGCGTGCGGGAATCGCTTACTCTGCGTAATTGTTCGAAATAGACTATACAACTTtacagtaaaaaattatatcttctCATTATATTCCATAATGTTCggtacaaatataataatatcacTAGGTTTTCAATACATTTGCTTAAttaatcttaaaatatattataaatattttgtagatatatattttgattaaGTTGGAATGAAATAtatcgataaaatattaaacaatattttataatctttttaagttaataaaaatgttaattagtCAGCCTCGCATAttgcaactttttaaaaatattccttaaaatcttgaaccgataatctaaattttcttttgaaatataTTGACTCTTTTAAGAAGTATGTTAGCAAAATCTCTCGCTAAAAAGGCGcaattaatttgcaaaaaaattaacacaTTACAGAACTCTGTGTTACCGACACcctattttatatttgagatattgtaacgaggaacaactGAATTACCCACAGGCGTGGATAAGGCAGATTTCCACGGTTCTCCAGGAGTTCCACGAAGCCTGGCTACGGTCTTCCATAGGATGGAAGAGGGATCGAGCGGATCAtcagctgcagcggcggcagcactGCGGAGTACGACACGAGGTCAGAAGAAGAGTGCACGAGGTGCGGGGATGTACGAGGTTGGAGACATCGTCGAAGAGCTAGTCGGCGAAGAAGAGTTCCTGCATTACCGGCGATCCTGCAGTGAATTGGTAGAGTCGAAATCGGGACGATAATCTGACTCTAGCGGGGGgttgtaacgaggaacaacgtccctcgccacgccggtaatccaggcaggatagagagtgacgaaatagggCGGCGTTGGCTCAAGTGGTAGCACGTGCAcctagagatctcgggagcgccggatcgattctcggtcccggcgtctccttttgtgattttctcctctcatgtcagtctcaccccgttacaatatttattataccaaaaatgatattttgaatCTATCTacttgtagaaataattcacaAAAGTACATAGTAAGTATACAATTGCGAAATTATCGTAGTGGTATAtgagtaacattttttaaagtgATTTATAAGTTGATCCATAGCGTAACGAGTAGAGAGCCAGACTGTCACGCAGAAGATCGCCAGTTCAAATCCCCGTCGCGTCAaggttttttaattctttcggatatataatcataaaatatttcaaaatataatattcataatatatgaataatatataaattacagAAACTTGCATGTctcaaaaacataaataaaatgttcataaaaccttgcaaaaataaaatttacacataattaaaattttttttgtacatattttaaaaatattttatataaatattttgaaatatttcattaaaatattgtatataaatattttaagaataatttattaatatttcttcGTTACTCAAGgaactaaaaataataatatgatatttcataaatatttcaaaatattttaatagtgaccgtaaatgaataataaagaCCGTACTTGATAATAGGATGGGATAATGTTGCTTGCCCTTACCTTCTGTGTGTTTACTCCTTCTGTTCTCGTTTCGATGGTTTTAAGTTGTTTTATGgatattattgattattaataataattatacactGATTAATTGTTATGGTTTTTGCTTTATTGGAGACAATCCGGAACTCAGCAGATGTTACAGTTTTTGTATGGTTTAGTTGTTATAGTATCGTTGTTACTACATTGTTCggtagtttatttataattactttTGACGCTTGTACAATTAAACTTGACTtacgatatatttatatattagtTCTCTTTCGTGATCTGGAAACTGGGTAGTCCTTCGTGGCACGTCCGATACTGATTGGCTTTCACTCTACACGATTACTCGTGGCAAGTTTTATGATCCTATCTAAGCTTTCTTACCACTAACTGTCTAACGCCAGATTTATTGACGGGCCCTTTGTCTATTGCAAGATGCAAATTCTCTACCAGAAAACAAGGAGTCTACTATATCTCGCAAACAGAGTTTGAGTTGTTTGCACACACTCAATAAGCGATGCGTACTGAGAAATAGCACTCGTACTCGCTGACCGGGTACAGCTACACGACAACAGGTTACTTGTACAAAAGGCGCTCCGTGGATCGTTTCCTGGctttttaaagcctcggtgCGATCTCGGTGGTCGATCCGTCGAAACAAAATTGAGAGAGGCGCCCAAGTAATCAGGTGTCTTAGTGGTAAGCACCTTCGCAAGTAAACAAAGCGCAATAAAGTAGCATCTATTCTTAAACGGTAAAATTTCTAGATCAACGTAGTTCGGCGTAATATGCTCAAAAATCTTTCTGCGCGTAACAAACCGTATCGCCGCATTTTTGCACCTGCCTAATTTGAGTGACAACTCGTTAGATAGACTTAAGAATAAACCAGCGCAGTAATCGAGGTAGGGAAAAATAAGACTCTTAATGAGAAGAAGTCTAACATCATACGTTAGATAACCCTGGCACCTTCGGAGTCGGGAAAGCGCAGCGAATGTTTTCCTAGCGGTCCATGTGCATGAGCCCTCCAAGATAAAGTGCAGTCAAACATCACCCCCAAGACCTTTAGCGATTCCTCAGGACATACGGCAATTCCGTCTAGTAGGATTGGAGGAAGGATGCTGCTGTTAATACGGCCCATGAAAGCCCGGGAGCCTATCCACATTGCCTGCGTCTTACTCGCGTTAATAATCAGGCCATTATTGACTGCCCAGCGCGAAATCCTATCCAGATCGATGTTGACTTTGTAGATAATCTCCTCTAAATCCGTGATCTTGCCTTTAAGGAAAATTACCAAATCTGTTGGAATCCGTGGGTAAATTGAGAACACAGCGAAACAACACATTCTGCGAAAGTAGAACATTTTGTTACTGTAGtttgtttatgtgttttgcaGACAATTACATTACCATAAAGTCTTATTACAAAACCTGTTGTACATTTTCTATCTACACTATCTCCCGCGTAATCAGAATCTACCATACAATCTAATATTTCGCTATTTACATTGTCGCAATAAGTTAGTTTTAAGTCTTTCGTTTTATACAGATACTTTAGAATTCGCAttgcatatttataatgtgtttGATCATAACAACTTTCGTATCGACTTAAATGGTTTTCGCTATATGCAATATCTGGCCTAGTGCCTGTacttatgtataataattcgcTAATTAAATTtctgtattttatattttcatcaatttcactAGCTTGTTCTAGTTTTAGATTAGACTCCATTGGAGTATCATACAGTTTGgcattttctaaattatattttacagCTAAAGATTCAATGTATTTTGTTTGACTTAAAGTCATCTTATGTCTATCATCACTATAATCTATAtcaatacctatatattggcttattttgcctaaatttttcattgcaaATCTTTTCATCAGACTAGCTTTGactttgattattttatttttgtctgcAACAAATTAAGAGATCATCAACAAAAACTAGTATGTATATTGAATCTTTGCTTGTATTATTTACGTATAGACAGTAATCGTAGTTACTTctcacaaaatttaattttttaatgtattcgTTGAAACAATTATACCAAGCTCTAGGGCTTTCTCGCAATCCGTATAATGCCTTTTGCAACTTGCAAACGTTATTGTCACCAGTCTTATAACCTTTCGGTTCATTAATATATACTTCTGTTTTTACATAACCATTTAAGAAAGCAGTTTCTACATCCATttgttctataaataaattgtttttacagctgtatgacaataaaattttcaatgttTGCATTTTGCCTACTGGtgaataaacattttcaatgtattatctttgttgaaatcctcttacaactaatctcgctttataaacattgttatttttctttttatagacccattttacatcaattacttttttgtcttttggcctttcaacaatttgccaattattatttttgtttaaactaTTTATCTCTGAGTCCATTgcaattttccattgtttatattcGCTGGAGTTTAGCGCCTCCTCGAATGTATTCGGTACATTTGCATCAATataatttacataaataaaatgtgaTACTGGATTTCCAAATCTATTTACataatccctcgagatgttctacttagaaccataagacaattcagagctcgacttgatctttgcatccaacaaaacggcggtaatttcgaacaattaatcaatggttaactccagttaacattccataaaaataccaaaaaaataacaaaaagggaaaaaacaaataaaaaaatacaaaaaaaataaaacaaaaaacaaaaaatgggatgctaaatccttttgacaacctcctcgatattgcatcctgggttcggctgatgtcaaaggtaatttccgcacaaaagatgattatttccaaaatcacatgttcgaacgtaaaatttcccgctctttccatttctggtgccaaaagtaggggtttctatttgaaaaaatcgacttgaccttcaaatgaccttgaaggtcatgctcaatgacattgtcaaggtcatcatcagatagccagggaacaatcctaaaacttttacccgaaacttttttcgctggcatgctttgccaacgagataattgagattaaagattaaaatgactgtatatattgaaataattataaatataagaaataaaattacaaaatatattcgaaacatttttattttatttagaaaaatatttttttttttggtgatGAACACATTTATCtgaaacaattaaaataatattatttattatatatatgtatacttataatattttacttattcacaaaaataaattatgaaaaaaataagtattaaacattttatgtTACATTGACTCTGTATAcagttaaaaaatgaattcatttataaattatatctcagtataaattgatacaataTAATTAATCTATATGGAAGGtgaattcaaattatttttttattgagatataatttataaatcaatgcaTTTTTAAAGCTATAATAAGAGTCAatgtaatacaaaattttgaatagtaAAGAACAATTGATATTAATATCAGTTAAATAACGTaccttttatttataaataaatactcaaAAATTGCAGCGTTATCAGGATCGTTGCTGCGTTCCTTGTCGTGATCGCTGACAAGGGCAGTGCGGtcgctctcgtcgtcgtcatcgccGTACTCGCCTTCGCCAGCGTCATCGCCGTACTCGCCGTCATCATTGCCGATCTCGTTTTCGTCGTCTTCTTGCCCGCCAACGCCCAGTTCCTCGGTGTCGTTCCCGTTGCCGATGATGTCGTTCTCGTCGCCGCCGAAGTCTCCGTCGCTAATCTCGCCGTAGCCGTCAGTGATGCTCCCGCCGCCAAGTTCGCCGCCAATGCCAAGCTCGCCGTCGCCAAACTCGTCATTGCCAAGTCCGCGGACGTCTCCAACCTCACCGTCTTCGACCTCGCCGTTGCCAAGACCGCCACCTCCAACTTCGCCGCCGCCAGGCTCGTCGTCACCGAGCTTGTCGCCGTCGTCGATTcctaaataaaataatatagaaacaaaaaatttgtcataattttttatgcaaCTTTCTTACCATTATTTTTGGCCTCCTCGACCCTCCTTCTTTGTAGGGGTGGCCCATTTTCCAAAGGTATGCCAGCAGCACGCCTGGCCTTCCGGCGGCGGTACTCTTCTTTTACGCACTTTAGTGCTTTTGTCATCGCCGTGGCTAAGTCCGTCTTGGTGGGCTCCCCAATCCTTTTATTTTGTGTCATGGCTTctgcaaaataataaatattatatatatatatatatatatatatatatatatatatatatatatatatatataccttaaAAAGGCTTATGTATATggtcataaataaataaataaataaatatttatgtatatgtgCAGAAATTATACTGATTCTGATTTAGACTCTTGCAAGGGAAAGCCCTACAactaaataaattgtttttacctTCACAAGCTTGCACAAATCGCGTATCTTTTAACGCGCTTATGCCGTATTTCCGCGAGCCAAGCCAAGTCACCTTCTCCACGAGGTCTGCCGTTGGCTGAAAGCACTACTTCAAGTAGATGGCAGCGGCATCAGAAGCATTATAGCCTCCTAAATACTCCAAATAGTCAACCtacaatatattaataataataattttgcattttcgcGCCCTTTTAAAAGCAGCCAATCAAATCTCGTTTTAGTCGGCTTCACTTTTCTCGTATCTCTTTTTTAAGAAGGGAGGATAATTATACTTACAACGTCGTTATAATCCTCCGGGGAAATTTCTTGGAATGCCAACAGTTCATCCACCGTTTTGAACGGCAAGAATTTTGGCAGCTCCTTTTTCCcggaattcttttttttcgccatCCGCTTCAACGTCGCTGAGCATTCTCTGAAAGAtacattatgattaaataaaaatcgaaaataaattaatagtatattgtgtaccgaGGGCGTAAAATGCGCTCTTTTAGACCGAGTGTAAAGTTTTCTTGTACGAGTTGAAAGCGAGTACATCTCTGATTCCAAAACGAGTACTAAAAAATACAAGAGGTAGAAAGGCCCAATCTACGCCCGTGATATCaagcatttatttaaaaaattatttgtaattttttagatGGTTTAACTGACAATTTTCATGGATCTTACtgtattttatcaaatttaaatttaaaaaatggcaTTAAAATTTAGATAAATCAACGCAATTTTGAACTATATAATTATCACATTAGTGCATCATTCTACTGGAAGAAAATGTCGATAACGATATATTTCTTTACCTTTTCAGGCATGCTAACTCAGGcagctttttaaagatataacGAAAGAACTCACGTCTGTTCTTAGGAgagaatatttaattttaatcattgtTTGTAAGATGCGATGACAACATCTTAACAATGATAAAATACCCTGGTTGACAATCGGTACTCATGGTATTCGCCCATTATGGCATTCTGAAGCACTTGCTTTCAATGTCATTGACGTTTATCAGGGACATGTccgaggacaaagaagaacaAAGAAAAACTTCAATTGATGAAGAAGCACAGGGGAGTTCGAAGAAATTTTCTACtgtcaaaaaattttttacaagcaCATAACAttcttatatgtatatatattgaagttaattattatcaattttatgataattatatacaaatatataatttttgtatatatctaactattaaattaaattattacgcctgaaaaacataaaaaaccATTCATTCCCGACGAATATCGTCATCAGCTGACAGCAAGACGGCACAGTGCAAGCATGCCCTGCTTGCAGACATATCCCCCGCCGGCCCCCATAACACGATCATCCGCAagaagtatataatatatatataccggtACCATGAAAGCACAGTGCCAGCACGATGTGCTGACAAACGTGACGACACCTCGAcagcacagagacggcacaGCGTGCGCGTCATCTGGCGTCTCCGACATGTCCGGCCggagcaggggtacctggacgtcacgcgtggcccattccTAGCAGTCTCGGTGCCGTCATTCCgccgacatcatgttatcgCGGGGGGTACAGTGGCCTTTTCATGACCGGCCTGAAAAGAGCGGacaaaaatagtatattatgcaacaaggggcGAAAGTAGCAGATGTTTGCCGTGGGTGGGTTGCTAGTAGATTTCTCGCGAGGGTGTGTTTAATTACCCgaggaaaaaatattctcacGAGGGCGGTAATCAGTCGAGGGATAATATACTTTCGTCCCGTATTGCATATAGGtagtatttttttctacttttgaTCGAAATGCCTCTTTTTGAACCTAAAAAACtaagtaaacatttttttaattttcaaaattttcttaaaattgaaaaaaaaaaatgttttttcatAACACTTGCATCAAAAACGCGCTTTTTGCCTACGATAAAGTTGAGCGAAAGTACAGTTTTTCAAGTCTGAGGCGAAAGGCCTTTTTAGTGTTTTtgtatgcatatatacatataaacacACTTACACattcatatatacatatatcttaggcaaacgttttttttttctagtgcTTACGCTttcgctgccaattctttggcacgtagcttccttcaactaAATATACAGTTCcaacagataaaatattgttcaaatatgcAGTGTACTAAttctttttgtaaatatttttaatctcaattatttACTAGCAAAAAACTATCGTAATCAGAATCCCGAAAATCGTAAGACGCACGCTCTTACCGCTGAGCAAACCAAGCACTACCTGTACCTAAATAACACGATTACACGGAAAAAGGTGAGCCTGGGAGGACACCGGCACTCGTGTGCAGAATCAGGAAAGCTTATGCCGATACAGCGCATACGGCGTGCCAGTAGGGCACACAATCGTGCCGAATGAGAGCGGTCTGAGCGAAGCCGATGCAGCACCCGGTCATGCtgagtagataggctataggcataccaaaacataggcatactaaaacacccccctctcctctcagagtgttttggtacccgatggaagaggagggatcccctctctctctcttcaagatactaaaacaccccctctcctctcagagtgttttagtacccgatgagagagtgggataatttttcctctctccattatgttttggaatgcctataactttctctacttttttttcattttttctttaatttttttttttttactttacagTTTATGCAGATAGAACAATTTCATAAGTTTGACGTTGTGCAATGCACAGGTCGTCTTATAGCTTGGATTATGATATGTGCATACTGTGACGCACTTAAAAGATGGTTTTGACGGATAGTCATATTGTTCAATGTTGTGAACtggaaatttgaatcgttgaagccatttctgttttattgtacccatgacaaaaatttttgatgcatcatgcaaagcgtcacgaagcaa of the Nasonia vitripennis strain AsymCx chromosome 2 unlocalized genomic scaffold, Nvit_psr_1.1 chr2_random0010, whole genome shotgun sequence genome contains:
- the LOC103317375 gene encoding TATA-binding protein-associated factor 2N-like, which codes for MTQNKRIGEPTKTDLATAMTKALKCVKEEYRRRKARRAAGIPLENGPPLQRRRVEEAKNNGIDDGDKLGDDEPGGGEVGGGGLGNGEVEDGEVGDVRGLGNDEFGDGELGIGGELGGGSITDGYGEISDGDFGGDENDIIGNGNDTEELGVGGQEDDENEIGNDDGEYGDDAGEGEYGDDDDESDRTALVSDHDKERSNDPDNAAIFEYLFINKRYVI